In Lineus longissimus chromosome 5, tnLinLong1.2, whole genome shotgun sequence, the genomic stretch GGTTACTTCAGGATTGACTTGACTTGTTGTGACACAAGACAGTTTCCCTCAAAGGCTTCCTCTGTtcgtttgaaaatttcaaatagtACACATGTTAATACTTTGCGCATCCCCACATCCTGGACCCGCCCGCTAACATAATAATATGATGCCAAGAGTTGTTCTTACCCCTCCTCCCACTTTAAATTAGTTCGATAGGGTCAACAATAtcaacaatcttgacactatttcgctgatttcgttccttacaatttttaaattttggcaCTGGGCGAGTTTGCAATATCAAGGCCAAACTGATACGTATAAATATGTTCTATAACCTACCAGGTCAAAAGGTGACTGGTCAATGAGCTGATTATTATCATAATATCATGCACCTAAATGCACTTCCATTGCCACAAAATGCTTCCTGGTCTGCCGTTACAGGAAGAGTGGTCAACTTTTTATCTGAATGTCTGCGGTAGTTGAGGACATACCAAGCTTACAATTGTCTTAACAGCAGGACTTCAATAAGATTTTCTTACAATGAATGTAATAAGTGATATAACCAAAGAAAAAGCACAAACACTAAACCGGTTCAAGCAGTGCAGGATATCTTTTGTTTGGCAAAGTGTATACCTACTAGCATTTAGTATGCCACTAATGCAATGCTTGGAAAATCCAAATAATTGCATAATGACCATCCAATATTGGCTTATGGACCTGGCATAAATGAAGTATGCTACTAAATATTGTTTTAAAATGAAAGGCTCAGGGACATAGTGAGTATAATATGAATGACGGTTGTTGAAATCTGAAGACTTACTTGACCTGACCAAGCATTTGGCATTGTCCGAACGCTATCTATGAGCCTCTTTCTTTTGGCACTATTTGAGTGTCTGATAAGTTTTACTTCTGAGTGCAATcactttttaaacattttccaCAAAACTTCCCCATACTATTTGTCAGTCTCAAGAATATCCTTGATGAAATGAAAGTTATTTTCTATAGCACTTTATGCTGAACCAtagtctcaaagtgctttacattcaTTCCCCAGCCTAACCCAGAAATCTTTCGGCAGATACCAAGGATTGCTCATACTACAActcacttggccatttcaggccagctGAATGTACTGAGTGGCACTGACTAAGTCGGGAACACACAaccttctgatcacaagtcAGATGCCCTTCCTCTGTGCTGCCGCACACTTTGATAAAGATTCTGTAACACCCACCTTTCCAAAGCCCTCGAACACCCTCCTTTCGAGCAATAGTTTTGTAGGCATCTATGCATCCTTTATACCGCTGCTTTCCTCCGGGTGCTTGCATCCGCACCTTGACGACATCTGTGGGTTGGGCACACATAACAGCAGCTGCACCAGTTGTGATGCCCGCCAAGATTCGCATCGGGACATTTTTCTGGGCATGACGACCTTCCACTGGATAGGAcaaaattgaaatcaaatttACAGATGATTTACCACAAAACACCTCAATTCACCTACAGATGATTTACCACAAGGTACCTCAATTCACCTGTCGGTCTGTACCAATAACAATTTCGCAGTTGGTCAACAGGCTCATCCAAAATTCTCCTGAAATGAATAGTTTTCTACAATGCGGTATTCCCACTTCCACCTTTCATTTATCAAAGGAATCGATCCAGCTCTCTCAAAAtgcaatttcaaaatgattgaaTTGTTGACAAAGTTATTATTATAACGGGACATCCTGACAGGTACCTCTTTTTCCCCACCTCAAATAATCAAGATGAACTTTAAGATATGTAATGTATAGTACTTACCTCCTAAAAGATTTGTATAGAATCGTTTGACGGTGTCGTATAATCCGATTCTGACTGAGGCAAAGCACATTTGCCTCTGTAAGCCAGGTATGAGACCATTGTACAGGGCTCTTGGCCCTTCTTCTTTAGCTATCGTACTGAGGGTGTGGAACATGCCCCGATAACGCAGTTGTGACTTGAGTGCGGCTTTGGTATTGCCAATGGCATCCTTGGAAGCCGGAGCAGCCTCTCCTTGAATCTGAAAAAAGATTTAGGTCGGTGAAGTGTACATTCACTAATGGTCGTTCATGAGATAGGGGTCTTTTTTGGAGGTAAGGAACAAATGTAGGCATCTAGGTTTTCCAAAGAACAGCCTCCGACCAAGGTTTTAGATGGgcgttcacttcattttgaagagttCTAATGGCTCTATAGAATTTCAATGGTCAATGCGAGCTGAATTCTTTACAGAATGGACCCAGCCTGTGACCCAGGCAAAGGCCCTACAAGCACTTTTCATTGGCTTAAAAATGGCAAAGTGCCATGGACTCAATACTCGAAAACAGTCGGCCCTCCGGACTTCAGTTTAATATCCCACCtacaattcaagcagggacagaATGACGTGGAGTTCTGCGAGTATGGATCCAACCCTCTTAATCAATAGGCCGAAATGGTGTATTTATACGTTCATTCCACATCAGATTGAAGCTGAACAAATTGTATTCAAATCAATATATACAAAGCAACAGCAGTTCACCGTTGAAAGGTTAGACTATCGATTCAGCAGCAAGGATCGTACTGACGCAGTTCTCATTATATTGGACAGTTGAAGCTGGATAAACGTCAATGGACAGCTGACTTCAAATTTCGCATTTGTTCCTCAATTGAATATACTACATCTGTTCTACGAAGAGAACAATGCAGTATATCATTCCTACGTTTTGCATCTATATTCTCAACCCAGAGTTTTTCCTCCTTCGCTTTCCTTTCGGACTATTGGTACCCGATCCAATTCAAAAGGAGTAAGACCACAGCGCGGCAAATACACCTGGAAGTTCACAATGGAGTCTACGGTACCCTACGGAACAGAGTATTGGGGGAAAATGGGCAGAATTAATCCCATAATGGATGTTACACATATCTTCAATAGCAAATATGGGGGGATAACAAAACGACACGTTACGAAACTGAGTCACATGGACTCTTGTCAACAAGTTGCATCACAAAACACTATCTCCTTCGGTGTTCTTGATAAAGAAGACAAGGTTATACTGGATTCTGCGAGGTGTCGCTTTAGGGTGGCAGTTGATCGACCTACCTGTAATCGAACTTTCGCTAGATCCAATGGGTAGGTGAACACATCGGCTATACAGGCCGCAGTCCCCGCGCTGATGAACTTGACAGGGACCGTTGGTTCGTGTTCGAGAGGTTTGAATCCGATACCCATCTTGTCGTTCGAGGTTCAAAGATCTTGTTGGAAGAGGGAATTCTTGATTGGGGGTAAACCTGAGGGATTCTGGTGATGCTGAAGGGGTGAGATCTGTAAGAGAAATTGACAGCTCAAAGTTAAGTGTTGAAATTGCACAAATTTAAGGTAAAGGTataaaattgattgattttcctCCCAATATTGTCTGATTTAATTACAATACAATGGGATATTATGATATAATAAAAGTCCGGCTTGGCGAACGCATTTTGTGTTACTGAGTTGTAGTGAAGCGGGTGCTGCAAATTCTGTTTTGGTAGAATGTCTGAGTACATTTTTAATCATCCAAGTACTGCCCTTTTACAGAAACTCTGTACACAATATTAGCGCAGCCCGGCATTATTTCAAGACACTACTCCTTTGATAGAATGCATTGAAAACAATTAGAATTTATTGTTCATTTTCCTCCTTCtggatgaagaaaagaaactaaCCCAACAAAGCGAAAAACTGAAATTAAGTTAACAGCTTCTAGCTCTACGACTCAGTTGTAACTGAATTCAAACACAGGGTCGTAATCTTTTTATAGGACCGATTCTTAAAATCATCTACTGCGCAAATTCTCATATTTGAAAAGGGGAAACTCTTGTAAAATGCGAAGTTGAAATTTAACAATCAAAATACTATCGACCCGCAATACCAAGTAATAGCTAAATCATAATATAACACATCTAGGTCAGATGCGAAAGTTCGTGAGCTCACTTTTAATTTGATCACACTGACAATTCTTCAAGTTAGCCACGTGAATGGTAAGTGACCAAGAAATTTTCCTTCGATACATCCTGGTTCAAATGCCCTTATTATTGATTGTGAAAATTGCAAAATCAGCTAACTTGAATTAATAATATAACATATCTAGGCAGATGCAAAAGTTCCATCAGCTTGTGAACTCACTTTCAATTCGATCACACTGACAATTCTTCACATTAGCCACGTGAATGGCTAGTAACCATTGATTGTGAAAATTGCATTGATTGTGAAAATTGCAAAATCAACTAACTTGAATTAGCCGATAGGCAGGGCTATATTCCGACTGAACAACCGGACCAGTGCCTTAACCTGCTTGACTGCAGGTATAGCTTGAGCTTTACCTTTGCTGACCTGGCCTCTAGATCACATACCTGCATATACTGTTACATAATTCGTTACAAATAATTACAGTCATTTATCCAATATAGCTCTTGCAAACAATACTTTAACCATCATGCAACCCTACACAAACTGTAGCAAACATTTAGTATCCACTGAGCTATAGATTTTGCTGGCTTCAAGTTCAATCAGGCGAGAAGATCTCATCGACACTTGCTCAACTCTCAATTCCTCTACCGTTTAATACAGAACTTTCAGGAGACCAGCCAAAGTGTCAGGGGCCCTACGGTGTAAGTCAGCGCATAAAAACTAGTCAACGTCAATAAGCTATCTGCAGCCCTCCAGGCGGTGCTGACTGACACCAGGGTATGATGGTTTTTACAAGCGATGTAAACCAAGTGATACCAATTGGTTTCAAGTCAGCTTACCTCGGGTAAAATATTACAGATTTCTATAAACTTTCAAATGAACTTACCTTTTTCCCCCTGGATTCCATCCAAAGGACTGGTCACCTAAACAGAGAACTGAGGTATATTCACGTTTTGTTCTTCATTTATAAACCTTGAGTAAGACTGTTTGTGCATTTCATCAGGTGCAGTATCTTCTTGGACTACTTTAAATGCGTTGTTCATCCTCCAATAAAACTGCTTCAATTTACCAACTGCAAAATAAAAGGAATGGCTTATTTTAATATAAATACTGTACTGTAATAGTTCAATGTGGAtgctatactacatgtatgtctcacTTGCATCCAAGTCAGAAGAGACAGACTTACATACACTACAGGGAGGGTCGTCGTCATCTTAGATGTTGTGCGGACAAGTGCTTTTCAGAGCAACCTCGTATCATACAGGCCTCGAGCTCCCAACATCAGCCAACTTTCTGACACACCCCGACAACCAAAAAGTGACTTGATTTCGGTTGTCTTTCAGACAAAATGTCACAATCGTCGAAACGCGTTTACAATCCCCAATCACGACCCCCAAAAAGGTTAtcaattgaagaaataattgccATTGATTTcgagttgaatgcgatcaaattATTCATTTTCGATTGGGATTGTAATTTTGACCCAATCGTCTGACGTCAACCATGTCTGAAATCAACAGGTGTTTTATCATGTACATCCACTTGCAAACAGGGCcaacaacacgacttctccttacgcatgtatcgagtgaaatggcctgatattgtcaagaTGCATCATGTATGACATTTCAATATATTATATTACAATGTAGTCAAGACAAATTAAACACTTGACCTTGATGACTCAAGtgttttcattcatgttttaatttttgaaaGGACCAGTGTGACACCATTTAGGCATACTGATCCCCCCCCTCTCAAGAGTGCTGTCAGCCTGATGTCCACAACTGACACTACTTCGTAGTTTCAGGGAGGCACGCACCCTCTACCGTCTTACCTGTCATGTACGACCATGTATAGATTACCTGGGCAGTCCTAAATGTACATAGGGTACGGCGTCATTTCGTCTTTACTTCAGATAAGGTGTGATTAATATCGACACCCAGCATGACGTATTCAATTCATATCAATATTTGATTGAGATGACATAATCCCACACAACTAGATTGAACAAGTACATAAAGGCCAGCCAGTTTTATCTATTATAGCAGTATTTGAAACCTATCAAATCTAGGCCACAATGAACAATGATATTGTCAAAACCTGCTGGAGTGACTTCAGTGACTGGGCAAAGGGCAAATTAGGTCGCCCACACAACAGTGACGAATGAATTGGAATAATTGAAACTTTGCATGCCTCCATATTCAAGTGGCCCACACATTGAatttaaacatacatgtattgattgactgtggaaaagcatcaaacctaTATATAACTATAAGGCTAAACCTTTCTTTTTGTATGAACAACCAGTGCGATGATCAGATTAGGCTATAGGATATTGTCAACGTCTCTAAGATAGACCTGTAACAAATTTGTCTCACAGTCAATGGCTGTGAGAACAGCAGGGACTACAGACCCCACCATGGGTTTGGCCAATATTCTTTGAATGACATTTTCTCTCAACCTTAAGCAATGCTCATCTTTATAATCAGTTCAATAGGCATGGCAAATTATTTGGCCAACATCACCCGAACACCAATGTCTTGGATCATTGAATAGCAAAACTGACACAATTATTGGTATGGAAAGTGTGATTACTATTATGTCAGTCATTTTTGTCAATGACCATCACATGATCATGTACACGAGTACATGCAGTGCGCCGGTTCAGGCAAACTACCAGGAGACATACACTATACAGACTAGAGTAACGTCAGAGGATATTGTGTCGCCACGTCGTCGGAAAATTTTGCCGAAATATCGCCACTTTTTATTGGCAATTTATTGGCAAAATGGTCAAGTTGGGGTCTGGGTTCCTAGGCCCGCCCGGGAGGTGTCCTCTACACCCGGGACCTGCCTTAACCATATTATCCCATATTCATATTTTGTGTCAAGTCACTATGGCTATGAAGTGAAGGCGATTATCGCGCAACGTTTAATTATTACACTACAGCACTTGCACTAGCATAGCAGAGCAAGTCGACACAGCTGAACAAATTCCCGATTCGTAGTGTACACAAAGAGAGAAGCCAAGATTCAGGTGAATACAGAAAGGGAACATGCACCGACATCACCTTACAAACAAGGAGGTTTCTGAATGTACAGGAAAATGGAAAGGTCGTGATCATGACTCGTGTCAAAGCTTATTGTTGATCAGACATCATGTGTGGTGGATTGCGTCATGCTCGTAAACAACCAACAAATCAGTCTACAGCTGCAAATATACGGCACGAATCGAGTTTAAAACTTACCAGTCAGGTTCTTGAAAATGTTAGAAACATGTTCTCCGCTTGAAAATGTCACTTACCTCAAGAATTTGGCGATCAAATCGTGATTTTATGAAGTTTATTTGGCCAAATTGAAATCAGGGCAACAGCTGGGCTCGTGACACACCTTCTGGCACATGACTTGGATCAGCCAATGAGATTGGAGGATGTGGAGGTGTGGTAAAAATCTCTTCATTGATTGGCCAAAAGTTTAACGCAAGTGGGCAGGCGAAAAAATGGAATGATGCAAGATTGCGAGTGCTTCCCTCTAGGGCACAATGTTCGAGCTAAACGTCTAAATCGAAGACAGTTTGGTCTCAACACCATCACGATCTGGAAGAGGGGATAGTTCGGCATTTCTAAGAGCAAGCATAGTATTGAGGGGAATGGTCCTTTTTTCAATTCCGGAATAGACCAAACACTGCCAGCATTTTTGGGTTAAACCCATGTGTACAATGGGGTGTCAGGACAGGTCCCCCTTTATTTCGTCCCTCTGTACTGTGTCAACTGATTTTAATCCTCCCGCAACTACCCCGAGGAAATCATTGGTTGATGTTTGCTTCCTTTGCCCTGCAGACCATGTCTTCCAAGACATCAGGTgctgtgtttgattcagcaataaTTGTATTCCTCAAGGGTTTGACCTGCCTCGCTACGGACTGCAGTCACCCTTCAATACTGACAAGTTTGCTGTCACAAACAAACAGAAATCTCAAATAagataaagatgacaatttaTTTTCCCATATACCAAATGGCTCGATAATATACATGAGATACACTGTATACAGGGTATATGTGGGTACCTAATGACAGCATCCCATGGCGCACACTTGAGTGTCAGACAAGTCTGCATGATATACACACATCAAATAATACTCAACTCTAAAATAGACATTTGTACACATGCTTCAATTCAACTGGCGATAATCACACATCACCCGAGCAAAAAAATACCTATGTCAAATCAAAGTTGCACCAATATAAACCAAGTGGTCCCACATACACTCTCGGATGGAGCCCAAGGCCATTTGATAGGGGTTTTTGCGTGTTATCTGTTGTTGTATCAAACATGTACCATTGCAAACGCCTGGGCAAAGGCCTCGACAAGTCCATGTCAAAGATCTGGTTGGCCACCAAGTATATGCAGGACCCATGGGGTATCAATCATCTGCAAACCCAACAAGAACTTCCAATGCTGAGAATAGGTTCAGTGCAAGTTATACTCGTGCTTACATGTAACATACTGATGGAACCTTGACTTCAGGGCTCAACCACCAGACCTGGAAATTTACCCCTTTTGGCAGTGCACTCTCAAAGCTTCCTTTACAAAACAATTACCAATGCACAACCGGACAAGCTTTTCAACTAACACACAAGCAGTCTGCTTCTAAAGCAAATATTAACAGGACTGGCGCATTGTGGACTTCTGCCCCATTGTCTCTTATGCTGTGATAGACAAGAATGTTGCAGCAGCGAtttgtatacagtggaacctctgttagcagacacctctctattaaggacactagttttggtccgaaattggttatttccattcaatttgacctctctaatcaggacacctctctactaaggacagtacttgtcagtcccgtgggtgtccttaatagagaggttctacagtagtTGATTCACCAGCCACTCAATAACTTTGCACTGAATtgtaaatgaacaaaatgcCGACAGGACATGCCAGTATGTCACTGCTTTAAAAACTCAAACTTCACTTCTGACGATTCATTGATACCGCAATTAGTTTTGTGATCCAAGACATTGGGGAGAATAATATACATTAAAATCAAGAATCAATCAGCAGAGTGGAATACCCCCGGGCAGGACAAGACACTAGGGGAAGCCAGAGGCAATGTCTGCAATACCTTCTAGTTTTGCCCCATTGCCGTAGTGCCTTCTGATATAACACTGTCCACAAGGCAAATAGCATATCTCACTAATTCCCAATTCAAACTTTGCCTTTGCTGCATTTCACACACTGGAATGTCCAGACTGCCTTTCTAACAACTGATTGCAGAATGTTGCACTTTGGCCCATGTTTTGACAGCACTTCCACAAGGTACTTTTTTGTGCATCTTTTGCTGTGCCCTCAAGATGAGCCCTAAAGCGACAGTAAATTATCATTGTCTAAGTTATCAGCTCTACCTTTTTCACTAACAAGTACACTAAGATAGAGAAAATTACAGGGTAGTTTTCCCCATTTCACTTTAGTGACGATTCATTGCCGCTCCAAGGTGCAATGCATTTTACTGAAAATTGTTATACTTTCTGAAAGACCCAGAAGACATCACTTTTAAATACACTCTTCTCACAAATAATCTAACAAAATGACGAAGACATATGACAAACTAAAGAGAAACGAAGAACAAAATCGGTTGGATTTCTGATAATAACTTAACCTGACGCAACGGTCAAGAAGATGTATTCTGACCCACCAAGGGTTAACTTTTGCCACCAAATATAGGTTCGCCCAAACTTAAGACTGATGGGAAGAGCAACCGTAACCCTTGATAAACCATTATAATGAAGAAACCCCTCTACCAAGATTATGGTAAattcattgaaataaaagtcaCCATCGCCCAATCACCCGAGATCAAATTTCGCTACAGCTAACAGAAGAAATCAAGAATGTACATCAAAATAAAGAGTGTATATACACAGGGATCATCACTATCAAAGGCCGAATCCGTTTGGTGAAGCCAAAccctattacatgtacttgaatacATGGGTTTTTTGGTGATGCCAGATTTTCACAGGAGTACTGAAATATATCATTCTATGAACAGGTTTGCTGTTTCAAATCAGGTGATAACACCAGAGGAACTGCAGAACCTGCTAACTTTGCCAGCTAGGGGTATTTTGCCATCCCTGGAAATATCTATCTAGATAAGGGATCTTATCAAATTCCATTGTGACACATGTTCATCACAATGGAGAGACTTTTTGATAATATCCCCTATTTACAGACATTTTCAAGTGTGGTATCGAAGTTGACACATCTTTGGCAAAGTTGGCAGTTTGAAGTTTACAACATTGGAGAGAATGAAGTGGCCAACTCTCCAAGAGCTCAAGGGCCACAGTAGAAGTGCTCACGTTTGTCTAAACCTTCAGCCCAATCATGGCCCCAGTAGACTAAAATACAATACTAACAGAGGAATCAATACATATGGTAAGCCTGAAAGTGACTCGCAGCTTAAGGCAACGACTTCTACTGAGAAAACATCTGATTCGCGAGGACAGTTTACCTTTCATCAATGAAGTATGGGCTTGCTTCACTAATTTTAAAATATACATCACTCCGTGCATTTGGATTCTTACTGCCCACAGATATGAGATGGTGTGATATTATCACTTAAACAAATGGCTCATCACTGTGGTTTTATAACCATCAGTGCACCCAGTTCTGAGAAGTCGACCTGCCAAATATGCACACAAAAAAGCGACATAAATTCATCCAATATTCCAAATCCTACTGACTGATAAGAGTAGCTGAGAAAACGTCAAGATATTTACAATAGTTCTGTACAATAGTGGTATCGGAGCAATTTCAGACATATTATTTTCTTGAATCCTAATGGACAAGCACTAGGTTGTTCAAAGACAAGTAACGTCTTATttatctgaccccccccccccatcacctCGGGTACAAATATTAAGCAGCACAGGTTACCTTATCATTAGCTGCTCGAGCACCATGTGAAAGGTTCTTATAGTACACATGTAATGCATTATGGTACTGTGCACTAGAAGTTACCTGGACAACTCATAACTGGAACCCAGGGTCAGAGAGTTGGGGGTTTAAGGTAACGCCcaagaaatgaaaaacaaaatgtaaGTGACttaaacttattttgaacaaccagggcCAGAATATAACTGAAGACAACTTTAGTGAATATAGCCCAACATCGATAGCTTTCTCCAACCACACCAAATAATAAATACTTCacttttttattgattttcaagcactttttttcagttttacaAACAAGCGTTTATAGTTTTATCACTTATAAAATATTTTATGggaaaatataatttgaaacACGCTTTCTTATACAAAGGGTGCTGAGAAATGCTTCATTCATAGTTATGACTGCATGACAACCTTTACAGACACAAGTAGACCAATACATGAAAACTCCTTTGGTCAAAAACGCCACAAGGACTAGAGACCataaacccagaaatatttgtgTGCCTTATATTTTTGCATATTTGCGTTTATAGATACTGCTAAATCAAAAGTGTTGAAAAGTTGCCATTTCACCAAACCttaaaacaaaatggccacaAATGTTCCTGGGTATGCAGTACTTTCTTGACATCATGCTGGACCCAGGAGTATACATACTGTGATTGCATCGTTGCATTTTCTAATACATTCTTGAACCACATTCGACCAACTTCATTAATGCCGGCCTTTGCCTATCTCAAAATATTCCTCTTTTAAGAGCTTGCCCCAAAAATGTTGTAAGCGTACAAAACAAGAGACAAAAATTACCCACTGACATCTTGACTAATCAAGGGTTCCCTTAACCAGCCTCACCTCTTGGATCTGTTTAGTCCAGACCAAGAGGCAAATGTGACCAGAACCCTTGATCATTCAAGATGTTGAGTACTTGCATCAACCACATCCTGGTCAACTGAGGTAACAGATAGACTATCATAatgaacaagtacatgtaacgAGAATTTCGGACCTCAGTAGAGACTTGAAGTGGCTGCAAAGATTGTAGTGCTTGTCCCAGAATACGGTGGGAAGAGACAGA encodes the following:
- the LOC135488837 gene encoding dicarboxylate carrier SLC25A8-like is translated as MGIGFKPLEHEPTVPVKFISAGTAACIADVFTYPLDLAKVRLQIQGEAAPASKDAIGNTKAALKSQLRYRGMFHTLSTIAKEEGPRALYNGLIPGLQRQMCFASVRIGLYDTVKRFYTNLLGVEGRHAQKNVPMRILAGITTGAAAVMCAQPTDVVKVRMQAPGGKQRYKGCIDAYKTIARKEGVRGLWKGALPNITRNAVVNAAELVSYDLIKEAIIRHNILSDNFPCHFLSAFGAGFITTCCASPVDVVKTRYMNSHPGQYKGAFNCAALMFKEGGPRAFYKGFIPNYVRLGSWNIFTFVFFEQLKRGFSQLREKISEQPRELEYYE